One Euphorbia lathyris chromosome 1, ddEupLath1.1, whole genome shotgun sequence DNA segment encodes these proteins:
- the LOC136223234 gene encoding small ribosomal subunit protein uS5w-like has product MAERGGGERGAFRRGFGGARGDRGGRGRRRARRDEEEKWVPVTKLGRLVKEGKIRSLEQIYLHSLPIKEHQIIDTLVGPSLKDEVMKITPVQKQTRAGQRTRFKAFVVVGDTNGHVGLGVKCSKEVATAIRGAIILAKLSVIPVRRGYWGNKIGKPHTVPCKVTGKCGSVTVRMVPAPRGAGIVAARVPKKVLQFAGIDDVFTSSRGSTKTLGNFVKATFDCLLKTYGFLTPDFWRETRFTKSPFQEYTDLLGKPTKVLIEDAERVDA; this is encoded by the exons ATGGCGGAAAGAGGAGGAGGTGAAAGAGGTGCTTTTCGCCGCGGATTCGGCGGTGCTCGTGGTGACCGTGGTGGCAGAGGCCGCCGTCGCGCACGTCGTGATGAGGAGGAGAAATGGGTTCCAGTGACTAAGCTCGGTCGATTGGTGAAAGAGGGAAAAATCAGAAGCTTAGAGCAAATCTATCTTCATTCTCTCCCAATCAAAGAGCACCAGATCATCGACACTCTTGTTGGCCCATCACTCAAGGATGAGGTCATGAAAATCACCCCTGTCCAGAAACAAACCCGTGCCGGACAACGTACCCGGTTCAAGGCCTTTGTCGTCGTCGGCGACACTAATGGTCATGTCGGATTGGGAGTCAAATGCTCCAAAGAAGTTGCTACTGCCATTCGTGGTGCAATCATATTGGCTAAGCTGTCTGTGATCCCTGTTAGGAGAGGTTATTGGGGTAACAAGATCGGGAAGCCACATACAGTCCCGTGTAAGGTGACTGGAAAGTGTGGATCCGTGACAGTGAGAATGGTGCCGGCTCCTCGTGGTGCTGGAATCGTTGCTGCCCGTGTCCCTAAGAAGGTCCTTCAGTTTGCTGGAATTGATGATGTCTTCACTTCCTCAAGAGGCTCCACCAAGACACTTGGAAACTTCGTCAAG GCTACATTTGACTGCCTGCTCAAAACCTATGGTTTCTTGACTCCTGACTTCTGGAGAGAAACCCGTTTCACCAAGTCACCATTCCAAGAGTACACTGATCTATTGGGGAAACCAACAAAAGTCTtaattgaagatgctgagagaGTTGATGCTTGA